CCGCGGCGCGACGGTCGTTTTTCGGATGGTTCGCGCGACAATTTGCGGGATCGGAAGTAGTATTGCGAGCCGTCGGCTCTCGAAACGAGAACCGAACACGAAAACGGCGACAGCGGGTCCGAAACGGAGCGGGCCGGGCGTCAGTCGGCGGCGACTTCGACCTTCGCCTCGTCTTCCTTGTCGATCGCTTCGACGATGAGTTCGGCGACGTCGACGATCTCGATCTCGTCCTCGTAGCCGCCGGTCTTGCGGCCGTCCTCGTACATCGTCATGCACATCGGACAGGCGACGACGAACTTCTCGACGTCGGGGCCGGCGTCGGTGTCCTCTAAGGCCTCGCGGAGGCGCTCCTCGCTCGGTTTGGGCTCTTCTTCGAAGTCCATCCAGAGGCCGCCACCGCCGCCGCCGCAACAGAAGGAGTTGTCGCGGTTGCGCGGCATCTCGTCGAGTTCGCAGCCCGTTGCTCTGATGAGTTCGCGCGGGGCCTCGTACTCGTCGTTGTACCGGCCCAGATGGCAGGGGTCGTGGTAGGTGACCGTGTAGTCGAGTTCGGTGCCGGTCAGGTCGAGTTTGCCCTCCGTGACGAGTTCCTCGACGGCCTGAGTCCAGTGATAGACCTCGATCTCGCCGTCGTCGTTCCACTGTTCGTCGTACTCGAAGGGCATCATCGGATCGTCGGCGAACTCGTCGAAGTTGAGCTCCGGATACTCGTTCTTGAAGGTGTTGTAAGAGTGGGGGTCGGTGCAGACGATTTTGTCGAACTCGCAGTCCTCCCAGGTCTCGACGTGGTGGCCGGCGAGTTCGACGTAGAGCAGTTCCTCGCCGACGCGGCGGATATCGTTGCCGTCGAACTTCTCGTCGTCGAAGAGGATGCCGAAGCTGACGTCGGCTTCGTTGAGGATGGTCGCCAGCGAGCGGGCGACCTGCTTGTTGCGCTCGTCGTAGCTCGGGAAGTCGCCGACGTACCAGAGGTAGTCGACCTCCTCCTCGCGGGCGTCGGTGACGTCGAACTCGAGGTCTTCGGTCCAGTCGCCGCGGTCGCGCGGCGAGTTCCCGAAGGTGTTGCCGTTCTGCATGACGTTCTGGAAGACGTCCTGCATACTGGGTGCGACGTCGCCCTGATCGGTCATCTGGCGGTTGAGCCGGGTGAAGCTGTTCAGGTGCTCGATCTCGACGGGACAGGCGTCCATGCAGGCCATACAGGCCATGCACGACTCCATCGTCTCCGCGTTGATCACGCTCGTGCCGCCGTCGGCGATGATCGGCTGTTCCTCGCCGCCGGCGTCGAGATCCTCGCGGTAGGCCTTCAGGTCGAGGATGACGTTACGCGGGTCCAGCGGGCGGTCGGAGGCCTTCGCGGGACAGACCGAGGAACACCGGCCGCACTTGGTACAGGCGTCCTGGTCGAGGATCTCCTTCCAGGTGAAGTCGTCGATGGACTCGGCGTTGGTCGCGTCCAGATCCGAGGGGACGTTCGGCAGCCGCCGGCCGGCCTTCTCGTCGCGGGTGACGACGTTCGCGAACGAGGAGAGCATGTGGAACGGCTTCGCGTAGGGGATCCACGCGATGAAGAAGAACGCCAAAAGCGAGTGGCTCCACCAGGCGAGCCAGTGGAGGTTCTCGGCGTTGAGGCCGGCGGCGTTCAGGCCCGCCTGGTCGACTCCCAGCGTCGGGAGGCCGACGGCCTCGAAGGCCAGCGCCATGCCGTAGGCGACGAAGCTGACGGCCTCGTGGTCTGGAATCCCGGCGCTGTAGACGCGCAGTCCCTCGAGGAGGAAGCCGCCGACGCCGAGGCCGAACAGCGTCCAGATGAAGACGTCGTCCTCGGTGGAGGTGTGGCGGTCCCAGAGGCGGTGATTGCGGACCCAGTAGCGGCGGTACATCGCCATCCCGATGCCGACGACGAACAGCAGGCCCATCGCGTCGACCATGAACTGGTAGGCGAGGTAGAAGTCACCCTCCCAGAAGTGGCCCTGGAAGATCGGCTCGTAGACGTAGCCGTCGACGGCCAGAATCGAGGTTGCGATGAACAGCGTCAGGAATCCCCAGAGGATAAACGAGTGCATCAACCCGCCGTAGAGGTCCCTATTGAACTGCTTC
This window of the Natrinema salifodinae genome carries:
- a CDS encoding (Fe-S)-binding protein, which translates into the protein MNTIAQSNVARETYWGITSVEYAVFYLLAFTAIAVFVAGVYRRFSRYAEGDDDTFPRLDEFPNRVVNASKIVLSNEKQFNRDLYGGLMHSFILWGFLTLFIATSILAVDGYVYEPIFQGHFWEGDFYLAYQFMVDAMGLLFVVGIGMAMYRRYWVRNHRLWDRHTSTEDDVFIWTLFGLGVGGFLLEGLRVYSAGIPDHEAVSFVAYGMALAFEAVGLPTLGVDQAGLNAAGLNAENLHWLAWWSHSLLAFFFIAWIPYAKPFHMLSSFANVVTRDEKAGRRLPNVPSDLDATNAESIDDFTWKEILDQDACTKCGRCSSVCPAKASDRPLDPRNVILDLKAYREDLDAGGEEQPIIADGGTSVINAETMESCMACMACMDACPVEIEHLNSFTRLNRQMTDQGDVAPSMQDVFQNVMQNGNTFGNSPRDRGDWTEDLEFDVTDAREEEVDYLWYVGDFPSYDERNKQVARSLATILNEADVSFGILFDDEKFDGNDIRRVGEELLYVELAGHHVETWEDCEFDKIVCTDPHSYNTFKNEYPELNFDEFADDPMMPFEYDEQWNDDGEIEVYHWTQAVEELVTEGKLDLTGTELDYTVTYHDPCHLGRYNDEYEAPRELIRATGCELDEMPRNRDNSFCCGGGGGGLWMDFEEEPKPSEERLREALEDTDAGPDVEKFVVACPMCMTMYEDGRKTGGYEDEIEIVDVAELIVEAIDKEDEAKVEVAAD